The Panthera leo isolate Ple1 chromosome C2, P.leo_Ple1_pat1.1, whole genome shotgun sequence genome window below encodes:
- the HTR1F gene encoding 5-hydroxytryptamine receptor 1F translates to MDSLNSSDQNLTSEELLNRMPSKILVSLTLSGLALMTTTINSLVIAAIIVTRKLHHPANYLICSLAVTDFLVAVLVMPFSIVYIVRESWIMGQVVCDIWLSVDITCCTCSILHLSAIALDRYRAITDAVEYSRKRTPKHAGITITIVWIISIFISMPPLFWRHQGTSRDDECIIKHDHIVSTIYSTFGAFYIPLTLILILYYKIYKAAKMLYHKRQASRIAKEEVNGQVLLGSSEKSTRLVSTPYMLEKSLSDPSTDFDKIHSTVKSSRSDFKHEKSWRRQKISGTRERKAATTLGLILGAFVICWLPFFVKELVVNVCEKCKISEEMSNFLTWLGYLNSLINPLIYTIFNEDFKKAFQKLVRCRC, encoded by the coding sequence atggattCCTTAAACTCATCTGATCAAAACTTGACTTCAGAAGAACTATTAAACAGAATGCCGTCTAAAATTCTGGTGTCCCTCACTCTCTCCGGGCTGGCACTGATGACAACAACCATCAACTCCCTTGTGATTGCTGCAATTATTGTCACCCGGAAGCTGCACCACCCAGCCAACTATTTAATTTGCTCCCTTGCCGTCACAGATTTTCTTGTAGCTGTCCTGGTGATGCCTTTCAGCATCGTGTACATTGTGAGAGAGAGCTGGATTATGGGGCAGGTGGTCTGTGACATCTGGCTGAGCGTTGACATTACGTGCTGCACGTGCTCCATCTTGCATCTCTCTGCTATAGCTCTGGATCGGTATCGGGCAATCACAGATGCTGTGGAGTACTCCAGGAAAAGGACTCCCAAGCATGCTGGCATTACGATTACAATAGTTTggattatatctatttttatctctatGCCTCCTTTATTCTGGAGGCACCAAGGAACTAGCCGCGATGATGAGTGCATCATCAAACATGACCACATCGTCTCGACCATTTACTCAACATTCGGAGCTTTCTACATCCCATTAACATTGATTTTGATCCTCtactacaaaatatataaagcagcgAAAATGTTATACCACAAGAGACAAGCAAGTAGGATTGCCAAGGAGGAGGTGAATGGCCAAGTCCTTTTGGGGAGTAGTGAGAAAAGCACCAGACTAGTCTCCACACCCTACATGCTAGAAAAATCTTTATCTGATCCATCAACAGACTTTGATAAAATTCACAGCACAGTGAAAAGCTCCAGGTCTGATTTCAAGCATGAGAAATCTTGGAGAAGGCAAAAGATCTCAGGCACAAGAGAACGCAAAGCAGCCACTACGCTGGGGTTAATCTTGGGTGCATTTGTAATATGTTGGCTTCCTTTCTTTGTAAAAGAATTGGTTGTTAATGTCTGTGAAAAGTGTaaaatttctgaagaaatgtCAAATTTTTTGACATGGCTTGGATATCTCAACTCCCTTATAAATCCACTGATTTATACAATCTTTAATGAAGACTTCAAGAAAGCCTTCCAAAAACTTGTACGATGTCGATGTTAG